In one Conger conger chromosome 5, fConCon1.1, whole genome shotgun sequence genomic region, the following are encoded:
- the LOC133129588 gene encoding zinc finger protein 436-like, with product METQNIAEREIGEPSLPVSSLHLLVPPLQLFSAAMWQVLQQQDVLHYGKLEEFVSLVMEAFPEMLSESQRTELTLGLQYMSTAGFGSKTDPALEVLLWEFLSRLDQLLPVPDLKQTVSWLSAAPSVLEVCVQSFSCPDLLKTLLRHQRSLGQVEMKATCSSIEECSMSHPITKQVEDSTKLTNPTRQSESITDCMKCVNPTSSGEDKRAESAMDSSDYTGEEPSSGLKRKEDLEERTEKTTGDPRSKEQKDILTNLKMEEEEKEDWERLSVKMEREDGVRNEERLWKQEEKEMDEQEEGYINDQFAQTDKLSKNIVNVLPAQQEGEEASTLVNFCLLQQHTVWFPQMESNYSSVPALSRLEGPLDLLPSSSENGICAEASLISPVISHRNKNTGQTVSPQVFCCFQCPFVDTEEVNLHQHIEKVHPEELNRTVGSQQPSSSTEHTPTQSHTDTPGAHTCSQCGKVFKCQRLLTTHMTLHKRKRPHQCSLCENSFSSLHYLKIHQRTHTGERPYPCSQCGKSFTQSDKLKVHLRTHTGERPYQCSLCGKSFTQSDKLSLHQRTHTGERPYHCSLCGKSFTQSSTLKQHQRTHTGERPYHCLLCGSRFTQSSALKLHQRTHTGERPYHCSQCEKRFSSSSKLKLHQLTHTGVRPYHCSLCGKSFTRSDYLAIHQRNHLMGPLLPM from the exons ATGGAAACACAGAACATCGCAGAGAGGGAAATCGGAG agccctctctccctgtctcctccctgCACCTGCTGGTTCCTCCACTTCAACTCTTCTCTGCAGCCATGTGGCAGGTGCTGCAGCAGCAAGACGtgttgcattatgggaaacTGGAGGAGTTTGTGTCTCTGGTGATGGAGGCATTCCCAGAGATGCTGAGTGAGAGCCAGAGGACCGAGCTCACTCTGGGGCTGCAG TACATGTCCACAGCAGGGTTTGGCTCCAAAACTGATCCAGCTCTGGAGGTTCTGTTGTGGGAGTTTCTTTCCAGACTGGATCAGCTGCTGCCGGTACCAGACCTCAAACAG ACAGTGTCCTGGCTCAGTGCTGCCCCCTCTGTCCTGGAGGTCTGTGTGCAGTCTTTTTCTTGCCCAGACCTGCTGAAGACCCTTCTCAGGCACCAGAGAAGTCTTGGACAGGTGGAGATGAAAG CAACATGTTCCTCCATAGAGGAGTGCTCTATGTCCCACCCAATCACTAAACAAGTGGAGGATTCTACCAAGCTGACAAACCCCACCAGACAATCAGAATCTATAACTGACTGCATGAAATGTGTAAACCCCACTTCTTCAGGTGAAGACAAACGGGCTGAGTCTGCGATGGATAGCTCAGATTATACAGGGGAGGAGCCAAGTTCAGGTTTGAAGAGAAAAGAAGATCTAGAAGAGAGGACGGAGAAAACAACAGGAGATCCAAGGAGCAAGGAGCAAAAAGACATACTAACCAACCTGaagatggaggaagaggagaaggaagATTGGGAGAGGCTGAGTGTGAAAATGGAGAGGGAGGATGGTGTGAGAAATGAAGAGAGACTCTGGAAGCAGGAGGAAAAAGAGATGGATGAACAGGAGGAGGGATATATAAATGATCAGTTTGCCCAAACTGACAAATTGTCGAAGAATATAGTAAACGTCTTGCCTGCacaacaggaaggggaggaggcgTCTACGCTGGTCAATTTCTGTCTGCTACAGCAGCATACAGTGTGGTTTCCCCAAATGGAATCTAATTATAGCTCAGTCCCTGCATTATCTCGGTTGGAGGGACCCCTGGACCTCCTGCCATCTTCATCAGAGAACGG gaTCTGTGCTGAAGCCTCCCTTATTTCTCCTGTCATCTCCCACAGGAACAAAAACACCG GACAAACTGTGTCGCCTCAGGTCTTTTGCTGCTTCCAGTGCCCATTCGTTGACACAGAGGAAGTGAATCTTCACCAGCACATTGAGAAGGTTCATCCAGAGGAGCTCAACAGGACTGTGGGGTCCCAACAACCttccagcagcacagagcacaccccaacacagtcccacacagacaCTCCAGGGGCCCACAcatgctcccagtgtgggaaggtCTTCAAATGCCAACGGCTGTTGACAACACACATGACACTGCATAAAAGAAAGCGCCCGCATCAGTGCTCTTTGTGTGAGAACAGTTTCAGTAgtttacattatttaaaaatacaccAGCGAACCCATACAGGGGAGCGTCCATAcccctgctcccagtgtgggaagagtttcactCAGTCGGATAAACTGAAGGTACACCTGcgaactcatacaggtgagcgTCCATACCAGTGCTCTttgtgtgggaagagtttcactCAGTCCGATAAACTCAGCCTACATCAGCGGACTCATACAGGTGAACGCCCGTACCACTGCTCgctgtgtgggaagagtttcactCAGTCAAGTACTTTGAAGCAacaccagcgaactcatacAGGAGAACGCCCATACCACTGCTTGCTTTGTGGAAGCAGGTTCACTCAGTCGAGTGCTTTGAAgctacaccagcgaactcatacAGGGGAACGCCCGTACCACTGCTCGCAATGCGAGAAACGTTTCAGTAGTTCAAGTAAACTGAAGCTACACCAGCTAACTCATACAGGTGTGcgcccataccactgctccctgtgtgggaagagtttcacgCGTTCAGATTACCTGGCCATTCACCAGCGAAACCACCTGATGGGTCCTCTGCTCCCAATGTAG
- the drc1 gene encoding dynein regulatory complex protein 1, with translation MSQVGNSVKEPEEDGPSVESENLVERLLARRLRIEERNRKALADDSQEEKQIKETRESQKQVEESEERMTKLQRDGTDLLTNIQVAADFRESQRRLEEDEATRQRIEKLENEAKTSQEKFEEITAKWTVARAQEISQDLRDALISQQQLCGLLIEDKNKVINDLQEELKSYDNLYVKDLKRQGEDVDLMIYRMEEQIKILMKSYKEEYEKIENSFEKERSDLLHKTRMEWDQKMKDRRDKEVEYLMQRMKKMEESEMMLQKLRLDDAEECNAIKTKLDGEVQLLQQQVQQMKATYHLNQEKLEYNLHVLKKREEENSITKTQQKRKITRLQDTLANLKARYSKQEKQGREENQSITVDNKRIVQENKHWEKKMNHFSAVGVRKFEEICLMSEGETAGLVQQALEVDRVLHELYLGLPWDPPSTAFLERKGPVVPQLRPSSPAPGLLSSSTSAEDAQPDGVSVAAVKRILELLCDEAGFLIDSKVVKLLAPLDKNEKNLIKLDIILSSVGMEREEDMYKLAEFFKKYGQQRKDREAAPEGEDAMAGSSQEGESGAASSHGWDLIHPNDVLGALRAFTAEHCRPKETKQQSHILSLADRDGSEDGAFWESAANIVPEAKLKLWDTLDTALEKYHAVLNERAQLVEDTRHLKHQNEEMRQLLQKHCNSKINNELPIPPTKMIQISPDSDLAY, from the exons ATGAGCCAAGTCGGGAACTCGGTGAAGGAACCGGAGGAGGACGGACCGTCCGTGGAATCTGAAAACCTAGTTGAGCGATTACTCGCCCGTCGTCTGCGTATCGAGGAGAGGAATCG CAAAGCGCTTGCTGACGATTCCCAGGAGGAGAAACAGATCAAAGAAACAAGAGAGAGTCAGAAGCAGGTGGAGGAGAGCGAGGAG CGAATGACGAAGCTGCAGCGTGATGGGACGGACCTGCTGACCAACATTCAAGTCGCCGCTGATTTTAGGGAGTCCCAGAGGCGGCTCGAGGAGGACGAGGCTACGAGGCAAAG AATTGAGAAGCTGGAGAACGAGGCCAAGACGAGCCAGGAGAAGTTTGAGGAGATCACGGCGAAGTGGACAGTGGCTCGGGCTCAGGAGATCTCCCAGGACCTGCGGGACGCCCTGATCAGccagcagcagctgtgtggccTCCTCATCGAGGACAAGAACAAGGTCATCAACGACCTGCAAGAG GAGCTGAAATCATACGACAATCTTTACGTGAAAGACCTGAAGAGACAAGGAGAGGACGTGGACCTCATGATCTACAGGATGGAGGAACAGATAAAGATCTTGATGAAGTCCTACAAGGAGGAATATGAGAAGATTGAG AACTCCTTTGAGAAGGAGCGATCGGACCTTCTCCACAAGACACGCATGGAGTGGGACCAAAAGATGAAGGACCGTCGTGATAAGGAG GTGGAGTACCTGATGCAGAGGATGAAGAAGATGGAGGAGAGTGAGATGATGCTGCAGAAGCTGAGGCTGGATGACGCAGAGGAGTGCAACGCCATCAAGACCAAGCTGGACGGCGAAGTgcag ctcctgcagcagcaggtTCAGCAGATGAAGGCCACGTACCACCTgaaccaggagaagctggagtacAACCTGCACGTGCTGAAGAAGCGCGAGGAGGAGAACAGCATCACCAAGACCCAGCAGAAGAGGAAGATCACCAG gctCCAGGACACGCTGGCCAACCTGAAGGCGCGCTACTCCAAGCAGGAGAAGCAGGGCCGGGAGGAGAACCAGTCCATCACCGTCGACAACAAGCGCATCGTGCAGGAGAACAAGCACTGGGAGAAGAAGATGAA tCACTTCTCGGCGGTGGGCGTGCGGAAGTTTGAGGAGATCTGCCTGATGAGCGAGGGGGAGACCGCGGGGCTGGTGCAGCAGGCCCTGGAGGTGGACCGGGTGCTGCACGAGCTGTACCTGGGTCTGCCCTGGGACCCGCCCTCCACCGCCTTCCTGGAGCGCAAGGGCCCCGTGGTCCCCCAGCTGCGCCCCTCCAGCCCGGCCCCCGGCCTGCTCTCGTCCTCAACCTCCGCCGAGGACGCGCAGCCTGACGGCGTCTCCGTGGCAGCGGTCAAGAGGATTCTGGAGCTGCTGTGCGACGAGGCG GGTTTTCTGATTGACAGTAAAGTTGTGAAACTCCTGGCTCCACTGGACAAGAATGAGAAGAACCTCATAAAGCTTGATATTATCCTGTCG TCTGtcgggatggagagagaggaggacatgTACAAGCTGGCTGAGTTCTTCAAGAAGTACGGACAGCAGCGGAAAGACCGGGAG GCTGCCCCGGAGGGAGAGGACGCGATGGCAGGATCCAGCCAGGAGGGGGAGTCAGGAGCCGCCAGCAGCCACGGCTGGGACCTCATTCACCCCAACGACGTCCTGGGAGCACTGCGGGCGTTCACCGCAGAACACTGCAGGCCCAA GGAGACCAAGCAGCAGTCCCATATCCTGAGCCTGGCTGACAGGGACGGGTCGGAGGACGGGGCGTTCTGGGAATCTGCGGCCAACATCGTTCCTGAGGCCAAGCTGAAGCTCTGGGACACTCTGGACACGGCTCTGGAGAAGTACCA tgctgtgctgAATGAGAGGGCTCAGCTCGTGGAGGACACACGGCACCTGAAGCACCAGAACGAGGAGATGAGGCAGCTTCTGCAGAAACACTGCAACTCCAAG ATCAACAACGAATTACCGATCCCCCCAACGAAGATGATTCAGATCTCACCCGATTCAGATCTTGCCTATTAA